One genomic region from Sciurus carolinensis chromosome 2, mSciCar1.2, whole genome shotgun sequence encodes:
- the Serpina5 gene encoding plasma serine protease inhibitor: protein MKLVPLLCLMLLSAQVVTLQHHNSPETKKKIKEPPVRATEAPSSRDFTFDLYRALVANSSGQNVFFSPLSISLSLAMLSLGADSNTKKEILKGLGHSLQSSSEEELHKGFQKLLQELNQPTKGFQLNLGSALFTDPVVSIKEDFLRTMKTMYQADVFPTNFKNPEGARKQINDYVAKQTKDKIVNLIQNLGNNHVMVMVNYIFFKAKWQTAFSLENTRERDFHVTPETTVKVPMMSREDLYYYLLDRNLFCKVVGIPYQGNATAVLILPNQGKMEEVEKGLNEKILRNWLQTFIKRKLELFLPKFSIEGSYQLEKILPRMGISEVFTPHANLSRLSNHSNIEISEMVHRAVVEVDEAGTRAAAVTETNFMFRSARRVSQMIMFDRPFLLTIVENKNILFLGKVTKP from the exons ATGAAGCTGGTCCCCCTCCTGTGCCTGATGCTCCTCAGCGCTCAGGTGGTCACCCTCCAACACCACAACTCTCCTGAGACCAAGAAGAAGATCAAGGAGCCCCCTGTCCGTGCCACGGAGGCCCCCAGCAGCAGGGACTTCACCTTTGACCTCTACAGAGCCTTGGTTGCCAATAGCTCTGGCCAGAACGTTTTCTTCTCCCCTCTGAGCATCTCCCTGAGCTTGGCCATGCTCTCCCTGGGGGCCGACTCCAACACTAAGAAGGAGATTCTCAAGGGCTTGGGCCACAGCCTGCAGTCCAGCTCAGAGGAGGAGCTCCATAAAGGCTTCCAGAAGCTTCTACAGGAGCTCAATCAGCCCACAAAGGGCTTCCAGCTCAACCTTGGCAGCGCCCTCTTCACCGACCCTGTGGTGAGCATTAAGGAGGACTTTCTGAGGACCATGAAGACAATGTACCAGGCAGACGTTTTCCCCACCAACTTTAAGAACCCTGAGGGGGCCCGGAAGCAGATCAATGACTATGTGGCAAAGCAAACCAAGGACAAGATTGTGAACTTGATCCAGAACCTCGGCAACAACCATGTCATGGTGATGGtgaactacattttctttaaag CTAAATGGCAGACAGCCTTCAGCCTCGAAAACACCCGGGAGCGAGATTTCCACGTGACCCCAGAGACGACGGTGAAGGTGCCCATGATGAGCCGCGAGGATCTCTATTACTACCTCCTGGACCGAAATCTCTTCTGCAAGGTGGTGGGGATCCCATACCAGGGCAATGCCACGGCTGTCCTCATTCTCCCCAACCAGGGCAAGATGGAGGAAGTGGAGAAGGGCCTGAATGAGAAAATACTGAGGAATTGGCTTCAGACGTTCATCAAGAG GAAGCTTGAGCTGTTCCTTCCAAAGTTCTCCATTGAGGGCTCCTATCAGCTGGAGAAAATCCTGCCCAGGATGGGGATCAGCGAAGTCTTCACCCCCCATGCCAACCTGAGCCGCCTCAGCAACCACTCTAACATTGAGATATCTGAG ATGGTGCACAGGGCCGTGGTGGAGGTGGACGAGGCAGGAACCAGAGCAGCTGCAGTCACAGAGACAAACTTCATGTTCAGATCAGCCCGACGGGTCTCTCAGATGATCATGTTTGACAGACCCTTTCTGCTGACCATTGTGGAAAACAAGAACATCCTCTTCTTGGGCAAAGTGACTAAACCCTGA